The Parvibaculum sp. DNA segment GGCCTGGGTGCTACTGGACTACGACCAGGTCTCAGCCGCGGCCCGCGACCACCGCGTCTTCTCGTCGCGCGACCCGCTTCAGGAGCAGTCCTCGGCGCCGACCCTGATGCTGGTCAATCACGACAACCCCGAACACGACCGCCTGCGCGGCATCGTCAATCTGGCCTTCTCCCGGCCGCGCGTCGAGGCGCTGGACCCCTGGGTGCGCGAGATCGTCGACAGCATGGTCGCGGACCTCGGCGAGCGCGACGTCGAGGTGATGGAGGCGCTCGCGGCGCGCATTCCAGCGCGCATCATGGTCGGGCTGCTCGGGCTTCCCGAAAACGTCGTCGACCGCTTCCGTCACTGGGCGACCGCCTTCATGCTCTCGGCCGATCTATCGCCGGCCGAACGCGAGGCGAGCAACGGCGAACTGGTCGAATATTTCGTCGGAATCGTCACCGAACATGACCGCGCGCTGAAGGCCGGCGAGACTTTGCCGGACAGCCTGATCGTCGCGCTCTTGAAGGCGGACGCCGGCGGCGAAAAGCTGACCCTCGACGAGGTGATCCGCTTCTGCATCACGCTGGTGGTCGCCGGTTCCGAAACGACGACCTTCCTGCTCGGCAACCTGCTTCACAATCTGGCGGCAATGCCCGGGGTGCGCGCGCAACTTGCCGCCGACCGCAAGCTCGTCGGCGCCTTCATCGACGAGAGCCTGCGCCACAGCGGCCCGCCGCAGCGTTTGTTCCGCGTCGCGACGCAGGATGTCGAGATCGGCGGAAAATATATCGCGGAAGGAGATTGGGTGGCGCTCTTCTTTGCCGCCGCAAATCACGATCCGAAAGTATTCCCGGATCCTTCCCGCTTCGACATCACGCGGCCGAACCTCAACAAGCAACTCACCTTCGGCGTCGGTATCCATCACTGCCTCGGCTCGGCGTTGGCGCGCATGGAAGGCCGGGCGCTCGTCGAAACCATGCTGGATCGCATGTCCGACATACGTCTCGGCGATGCGCCGCCGGTGCCGCAGCGCGCAAGCCTGCTCAATCATGGCTTCGACAGCCTGACGCTTCGTTTCACACCAGCCCGCCCGGAGGCCGCCGAATGACCGCCGCAACCGAACGCAATATCGCCGCGACGCAGGCACTCTTTGCCGCTTTCGGCGCCAAGGACATTCCGGCCATCCTCGAATATCTCCATCCCGACATCGTGATCGAGTTCTATGGACCTTCCACGATCCCCTATGCGGGGACCTATCGCGGCCTCGGCGAATGCCGGCGCTTCTTCGAAACCGTCCTCTCGTCGGTCGACATTCATCAATTCGACGCCGAGGAGTTCATCGCCGAGCGCGACAAGGTCATCGTCACGGGACACCTCAATCTGACGGCGCGTTTGACCGGCCGGACCATCGATTCCGATTTCGTCCATGTCATTACCTTGAAGGACGAAAAATGGGCGCGATTCCGCGATTTTATGAACACAGCTGAAGCCGTCGCGGCTTTCTCCTGACGGCCGGACCGGATAGTCTGTCTCCCGGAGTTCGAAGGGAGATGGAATATGTACGGTTCCACACGAGTGATTTTTGCAATATCGGCCTTTGTTGTGGCCATCGCGCCGGCAGCGCGCGCGGATGCGATCGCCGACAGCAATCTCTGCTACGCCCAGTTCAGCACCGGCGACTACAAGGCGGCGATCTCCTATTGCTCCAGCGCGATCTCTTCCGGCGAGCTCGAAGATCCCGACCTGATCGCCGCCCTCATCAATCGCGGCGTCGCCTACAAGAATGTCGGCGATCTGGCCGCGGCCGTGAACGACTACACCCGTGCGCTGCGCATCGCGCCTGCCGACGCACTGGTCTATCAGAACCGCGCCAACGCCCTGCGCGAGATGGGCGAGCTCGATGCGGC contains these protein-coding regions:
- a CDS encoding cytochrome P450; its protein translation is MQNSRTADAAGDELVALVAALPTGDTIAAPYALYDRLRPHAPVYGYRDYPPGTVPDADEAVTAWVLLDYDQVSAAARDHRVFSSRDPLQEQSSAPTLMLVNHDNPEHDRLRGIVNLAFSRPRVEALDPWVREIVDSMVADLGERDVEVMEALAARIPARIMVGLLGLPENVVDRFRHWATAFMLSADLSPAEREASNGELVEYFVGIVTEHDRALKAGETLPDSLIVALLKADAGGEKLTLDEVIRFCITLVVAGSETTTFLLGNLLHNLAAMPGVRAQLAADRKLVGAFIDESLRHSGPPQRLFRVATQDVEIGGKYIAEGDWVALFFAAANHDPKVFPDPSRFDITRPNLNKQLTFGVGIHHCLGSALARMEGRALVETMLDRMSDIRLGDAPPVPQRASLLNHGFDSLTLRFTPARPEAAE
- a CDS encoding nuclear transport factor 2 family protein encodes the protein MTAATERNIAATQALFAAFGAKDIPAILEYLHPDIVIEFYGPSTIPYAGTYRGLGECRRFFETVLSSVDIHQFDAEEFIAERDKVIVTGHLNLTARLTGRTIDSDFVHVITLKDEKWARFRDFMNTAEAVAAFS
- a CDS encoding tetratricopeptide repeat protein, with protein sequence MYGSTRVIFAISAFVVAIAPAARADAIADSNLCYAQFSTGDYKAAISYCSSAISSGELEDPDLIAALINRGVAYKNVGDLAAAVNDYTRALRIAPADALVYQNRANALREMGELDAARADIDRALEIDPERAAAWYVRGEISLAERDTDAAREDFRAALNLEPENEVYKEKFLGLNR